A region from the Pseudomonas sp. P8_229 genome encodes:
- the gspD gene encoding type II secretion system secretin GspD has protein sequence MSPPVEPNNKSIIETGLAGTGADRQPLAYSPSATKDSVTAPVTQTSSHQIIRGFRDISAPKTTPSRRSTASDPGQAGTTFNFASIPIQAVVNTILGDVLKENYSIGQGVTGDVTFSTSKPVDKQQAFSILETLLSWTNNAIIRQGDRYLVLPAKDAVAGRLTPSSTIPEPGEGLTARFFVLDYMSPIEMQKLLKPFARDSAFLMVDSAHNVLVMAGTSDELNNYQQTINTFDVNWLKGMSIGVFGLKRANVSQLLPELERLFGSQSGTPLSGMLKFLPIERTNAIVAISPQPEYLNDVGRWIDTIDQGGGDEPQMYVYDVRNMKATDLAKYLRQIYSDEAIADEPPAQVAPGLRTVTLSSNGMSSTPNIGSGSPANNGMISGSNTNGMSSNQPYAEDDYTEAQPDNSGHRLQSGKANTVKITAQKSSNQLLFRGRPSQWAEIQSAIQRLDNLPMQVQIETRILEVSLTGSLNLGVQWYLGRLAGNSTTKGIENVSGSQGAIGRGGAALGNDSLFYSFVSKNLQVALHALETDGNSKVLSAPSLVVMNNQQAQIQVGNNIPINQTTINTGSSNLTTSTVQYVQTGVILDVVPRINPGGLVYLEIQQQVSDASTTKDINGNPTISARSVSTQVAVQSGQTIMLGGLIQQNEAQSDDSVPFLGKIPGLHWLFGSTERARGRSELIVLITPRVITGSSEAREITDEYRQKMQLMVPNPPPNTSL, from the coding sequence ATGTCTCCACCAGTGGAGCCAAATAATAAAAGCATCATTGAAACTGGCTTAGCTGGAACAGGAGCGGATCGCCAGCCCCTTGCCTATTCCCCGAGCGCAACCAAAGATTCTGTGACAGCCCCCGTAACCCAGACCTCAAGCCACCAAATCATCCGTGGTTTTAGGGATATTTCTGCACCAAAAACCACACCTTCAAGACGATCGACCGCATCCGATCCAGGTCAAGCGGGGACGACATTCAATTTCGCGAGCATCCCCATTCAGGCAGTCGTGAACACTATCCTAGGTGACGTGCTTAAAGAGAATTACAGTATTGGCCAAGGGGTTACCGGGGACGTTACCTTCTCGACATCCAAGCCAGTGGATAAGCAACAGGCATTTTCCATCCTTGAAACTCTCCTCTCATGGACGAACAACGCAATTATTCGTCAGGGTGATCGATATCTAGTCCTACCAGCTAAGGACGCCGTAGCAGGCCGATTGACCCCTAGCTCAACAATTCCTGAGCCAGGAGAGGGGTTAACTGCTCGTTTTTTTGTCTTGGACTACATGTCACCGATTGAGATGCAAAAATTGCTAAAGCCTTTCGCTCGCGATAGCGCTTTCCTCATGGTCGACTCCGCACACAACGTCTTAGTGATGGCCGGCACATCGGATGAACTCAATAATTACCAGCAAACCATCAACACATTCGACGTCAACTGGCTCAAAGGAATGTCCATCGGAGTCTTTGGACTGAAACGCGCCAACGTTAGCCAGTTGCTGCCCGAGTTGGAGCGCTTATTCGGCTCTCAAAGCGGAACTCCGTTATCAGGCATGCTTAAATTTTTGCCAATTGAGCGGACTAACGCCATTGTCGCTATTTCTCCCCAACCTGAATATCTGAACGACGTTGGGCGCTGGATCGACACTATTGATCAAGGCGGCGGCGATGAGCCGCAAATGTATGTCTATGATGTTAGAAATATGAAAGCTACTGATCTAGCCAAGTATTTACGCCAAATATATAGCGATGAAGCAATAGCAGACGAGCCGCCTGCTCAAGTTGCACCTGGCCTACGTACCGTCACGCTTTCGAGTAATGGGATGAGCAGCACCCCAAATATAGGCTCAGGATCCCCTGCCAATAATGGGATGATCAGTGGAAGTAATACAAACGGCATGAGCAGCAATCAACCTTATGCAGAAGATGACTACACAGAGGCACAGCCAGATAATTCAGGGCATAGATTGCAAAGTGGTAAGGCAAACACTGTAAAAATCACCGCCCAAAAAAGCAGCAACCAGTTGCTCTTCCGAGGACGCCCCAGCCAGTGGGCCGAGATTCAATCTGCCATTCAACGCCTGGACAACCTCCCAATGCAAGTTCAGATTGAAACCCGGATTCTTGAGGTGAGTTTGACCGGCTCATTAAATCTTGGTGTGCAGTGGTATTTGGGGCGACTAGCCGGAAACTCAACAACTAAAGGCATTGAAAACGTCTCCGGTAGTCAGGGAGCGATTGGCCGAGGCGGTGCAGCGCTGGGAAATGACTCTTTGTTCTATTCGTTTGTCAGCAAAAATTTGCAGGTAGCGCTGCACGCATTAGAGACAGATGGAAATTCAAAGGTACTTTCCGCCCCATCCTTGGTTGTCATGAATAACCAACAAGCCCAGATTCAAGTTGGCAACAACATTCCGATCAATCAGACCACCATCAATACCGGCAGCTCGAACCTGACGACAAGCACAGTGCAGTATGTCCAAACCGGCGTTATACTTGACGTTGTGCCACGTATAAATCCAGGCGGATTGGTATACTTGGAAATTCAGCAGCAAGTTAGCGACGCGAGCACAACAAAAGACATCAACGGCAATCCGACAATTTCTGCACGCTCAGTTTCGACTCAAGTAGCCGTTCAAAGTGGGCAAACCATAATGCTTGGCGGTTTGATCCAGCAAAATGAGGCGCAATCCGACGATAGCGTCCCGTTTCTCGGAAAAATACCTGGACTTCACTGGTTGTTCGGAAGTACAGAACGCGCTCGTGGAAGATCGGAGTTGATTGTTCTAATTACTCCGAGAGTGATCACAGGCAGCAGCGAGGCCAGAGAGATAACCGATGAGTACCGCCAAAAAATGCAACTCATGGTACCCAATCCCCCCCCGAATACGAGTCTCTAA
- a CDS encoding helix-turn-helix domain-containing protein, translating to MTTFSKRLREARKARGISQERLGIDAGIEPASASARMNQYEKGVHQPGENVVKQIAAALNLPVPYFYCEDVETAHLLQCFHLLKAEDRKDVVDLVEKLSFQS from the coding sequence ATGACGACGTTCAGCAAGCGGTTGAGGGAGGCGCGCAAGGCAAGAGGGATATCCCAGGAGCGCTTGGGAATAGATGCCGGGATTGAGCCAGCGTCGGCGTCGGCAAGGATGAATCAGTACGAGAAGGGGGTTCATCAACCAGGTGAAAACGTCGTGAAGCAGATTGCTGCTGCGCTGAATTTGCCGGTGCCGTATTTCTACTGCGAAGACGTTGAGACTGCGCATCTGCTGCAGTGCTTTCATCTCTTGAAGGCTGAGGATCGCAAGGATGTGGTTGATCTGGTGGAGAAGCTTTCGTTTCAAAGCTGA
- a CDS encoding MbcA/ParS/Xre antitoxin family protein, with amino-acid sequence MNLKRNQGQESLAVEQIQRQAEQIFGNKEKADYWLNQPIVGTNECSRLQAAHSETGCELVKAELERLSHGFAC; translated from the coding sequence ATGAATTTAAAGCGAAACCAAGGTCAAGAGTCACTGGCTGTCGAACAGATCCAACGCCAAGCCGAGCAGATTTTTGGCAACAAAGAGAAAGCGGATTATTGGCTGAATCAGCCCATCGTAGGGACTAATGAATGCTCACGGCTGCAAGCGGCTCACAGTGAAACAGGTTGCGAACTCGTGAAAGCTGAACTTGAAAGACTCAGTCATGGGTTCGCCTGCTAA
- a CDS encoding metallophosphoesterase family protein — MSELKWLHLSDFHFGKKPDSTYQQPLVTRKLIEHVITRSAKEGPPDLVFITGDIANSGQPSEYVLFNEHVIYPLLAHFGYDFIEKIFLVPGNHDVQRDVERNFGRDEHLSLENGNFEPTAPSLKDRAGIIERLRGFITSPFANELSAFEQEEGVYSKELNVGDKKVGILGINTSWLCRDGQDKGKLTPGVPLVRDALEQNADCDLMFVLGHHPLDWYSPTHAEPIKTLFARHNVIYLYGHMHKVWGKPEYANGSAFMTIQAGASFQAGEASQWKNSILWGRADLANKSLALQPFTWDFDEQTWKLNSNGFPEEHRIDSEWHFHFPQPFVPVMQSPKKITPPGGWEITKFEVLRKYAKPIPEDLAVYFFDGASPTWEVSISTSIPRREIVDEIVSAYNKLVAKASGLPCVCTLLAAGCEGKTTALLQASYEIIQQNPSKRILYRKNNLRPFDVDALLPVLNTHNDWLIVIDEADQVAKQIQGFAESSLAGYAGKIDFLLACRDSDWRSNSADTIPWGFSCTYKEIVLKDLSKADAEKIIHAWEAFGDRGLGEGGLANLDTTSRVDKLRFFAKQESRRASGAFFGALLLSRHNGKLLDHAGEMLSRLDEAEVSLGKTLRDALAYIAAMHAEGFEKLTYDVLAAAMGMTISKLKTVVINKLGQEAAATGTATTIYTRHKYIAEAIVEVLETKFEVDTATLFIDLALAAEAKAKIERVANLEFWRFKMADFFFENNKNTVATSLSQALLQTDTSNYKLLTKLASFYRKEKNPHDALELFRNYDGAPPERGFYFEWSLCEMEARNTVESAALALFSISDEAEVSQPDIPTVFMYLGGLTEILSILHRDYADEIFVNASDAAWSIINIFASVRPNLHHAGLKSFLNKVDKKRATLYKGMDAHHLLLALRARLGSYKSQLDLPNKYLIQHLTFESIKMLIKNAAR, encoded by the coding sequence GTGAGCGAATTGAAATGGCTTCATTTGTCCGATTTTCACTTTGGTAAAAAGCCGGACAGCACTTACCAACAACCACTGGTGACTCGGAAGCTCATTGAGCACGTCATCACTCGGAGTGCAAAAGAAGGCCCACCCGATCTAGTGTTCATCACTGGAGATATCGCGAACTCAGGACAACCGAGCGAATACGTTCTGTTTAATGAACACGTGATTTATCCACTGCTTGCGCATTTCGGCTACGATTTCATTGAAAAAATATTCTTGGTTCCAGGTAATCACGACGTTCAACGAGACGTTGAACGAAATTTTGGCCGCGATGAGCATCTATCACTTGAAAACGGGAATTTCGAGCCTACAGCCCCGTCTCTTAAAGATCGCGCCGGGATCATCGAACGCCTTAGAGGTTTTATTACTTCGCCTTTTGCCAACGAGCTATCAGCATTTGAACAAGAAGAGGGCGTTTACAGTAAAGAATTGAATGTAGGTGATAAAAAAGTTGGCATCCTCGGAATAAACACCTCTTGGCTTTGCCGTGATGGGCAAGATAAAGGGAAGCTTACCCCAGGCGTCCCGCTTGTGAGAGATGCACTGGAACAAAATGCCGATTGTGATCTTATGTTCGTGCTAGGACATCACCCTTTGGATTGGTACTCCCCTACTCATGCGGAGCCGATAAAGACTCTGTTCGCACGGCACAATGTTATTTATTTATACGGCCATATGCATAAAGTATGGGGCAAACCAGAATACGCAAATGGCTCAGCCTTTATGACTATTCAGGCTGGCGCTTCATTTCAAGCAGGTGAAGCCAGTCAGTGGAAAAATAGTATCCTATGGGGTCGAGCCGATCTAGCCAACAAGTCGCTTGCCCTCCAGCCATTCACATGGGATTTCGATGAGCAAACTTGGAAGCTTAACTCGAATGGGTTCCCCGAGGAGCACAGAATCGACAGTGAGTGGCACTTTCATTTCCCGCAACCATTTGTTCCCGTCATGCAATCCCCCAAAAAAATAACGCCACCTGGTGGCTGGGAGATCACCAAGTTCGAGGTTTTACGGAAGTACGCCAAACCGATCCCTGAGGACTTAGCTGTTTACTTTTTTGACGGTGCAAGCCCTACCTGGGAAGTTTCAATATCGACATCCATCCCGAGAAGGGAAATCGTTGATGAGATTGTAAGTGCCTACAATAAGCTAGTCGCTAAAGCGTCTGGCCTGCCTTGTGTTTGTACGTTGTTGGCGGCAGGCTGCGAAGGGAAAACCACGGCATTGCTGCAAGCGAGCTATGAGATAATTCAGCAGAATCCATCTAAGCGAATCCTGTACAGAAAGAACAATTTGCGTCCGTTTGATGTGGATGCTCTTCTCCCAGTGCTGAACACGCATAATGACTGGCTCATTGTAATCGATGAAGCAGATCAAGTTGCAAAGCAGATCCAAGGTTTTGCCGAATCTAGCCTCGCTGGATACGCTGGCAAAATCGACTTTTTGCTGGCTTGCCGCGACTCCGACTGGCGTTCCAACAGTGCTGACACCATTCCATGGGGTTTCTCCTGTACCTACAAAGAAATCGTTCTGAAGGATTTGAGTAAGGCCGACGCTGAAAAAATCATTCATGCTTGGGAGGCATTTGGTGACCGTGGTCTTGGTGAAGGCGGCTTGGCGAACCTGGATACCACGAGCAGAGTTGACAAGCTGCGCTTCTTTGCCAAACAGGAATCCAGGCGTGCTTCTGGTGCCTTCTTCGGTGCCTTATTGCTTAGTCGGCACAATGGCAAGTTGCTTGACCATGCTGGAGAAATGCTTTCTAGGCTAGATGAAGCGGAAGTTAGTTTAGGAAAAACTCTCAGAGACGCCCTAGCCTATATTGCTGCAATGCACGCTGAAGGCTTTGAAAAGCTCACCTATGATGTCTTGGCCGCGGCAATGGGCATGACGATATCTAAGTTAAAAACCGTTGTAATCAATAAGCTCGGACAAGAAGCAGCAGCGACCGGAACGGCGACAACTATCTACACCCGGCACAAATACATTGCCGAGGCGATAGTTGAGGTTTTAGAAACAAAATTCGAAGTTGATACTGCCACACTTTTCATCGACCTAGCACTTGCGGCAGAGGCAAAAGCCAAGATTGAACGTGTTGCAAATTTGGAGTTTTGGCGCTTCAAGATGGCTGATTTCTTTTTCGAAAATAATAAAAACACTGTAGCCACATCATTGTCACAGGCTCTACTCCAAACAGACACAAGCAACTACAAGCTCCTCACAAAACTTGCAAGTTTCTATCGAAAAGAGAAAAACCCGCATGACGCACTTGAACTGTTCCGAAACTATGACGGAGCCCCGCCTGAGCGAGGCTTTTATTTTGAGTGGTCGCTGTGTGAGATGGAAGCTCGAAACACTGTAGAAAGTGCGGCATTAGCACTATTTTCAATTTCTGACGAAGCCGAAGTCTCGCAACCCGACATTCCGACAGTGTTCATGTATCTCGGAGGCCTGACAGAAATACTGTCTATTCTCCATAGGGACTACGCTGATGAAATTTTCGTTAATGCTTCTGATGCAGCATGGTCGATAATAAACATTTTCGCATCTGTTCGACCTAATCTTCATCACGCAGGACTAAAATCATTTCTGAATAAAGTTGATAAAAAACGTGCCACTCTCTATAAAGGCATGGATGCTCATCATTTACTTTTAGCGCTGAGGGCTCGTCTTGGGAGCTATAAATCACAGCTGGATCTTCCTAATAAATATCTAATACAACACCTGACCTTCGAATCAATTAAAATGCTCATAAAAAACGCCGCAAGATAA
- a CDS encoding DUF6957 family protein: MSGNEKMSVTDVELLGDLFFGPATVLGGSGLDDRALKQAAMESFPEKRSCVVREWMLLDLMLEEECQREMKGQGMVPTILYTQNMVFDSAQKLPERGQFRTHFATSVEGCFFETTDTVFVLAGRGSRKYASLCAISALDLAIKMQPIR; encoded by the coding sequence TTGAGTGGTAATGAAAAAATGAGCGTTACAGATGTTGAGTTGTTGGGGGATTTGTTTTTTGGGCCGGCCACCGTCTTGGGTGGTTCAGGGTTAGACGACCGGGCGCTGAAGCAGGCCGCAATGGAATCGTTCCCTGAAAAGCGCAGTTGCGTGGTGCGCGAGTGGATGCTCCTCGATCTGATGCTTGAGGAAGAGTGTCAGCGGGAGATGAAGGGGCAAGGCATGGTACCTACCATCCTGTACACCCAAAATATGGTATTCGACAGCGCCCAAAAACTTCCTGAACGGGGCCAGTTCAGAACGCATTTTGCGACCTCTGTAGAAGGTTGCTTCTTCGAAACGACCGATACGGTTTTCGTACTCGCTGGCAGAGGCAGTCGTAAGTATGCAAGTCTTTGTGCAATCAGCGCACTGGACTTGGCCATTAAGATGCAACCGATACGCTAA
- a CDS encoding helix-turn-helix domain-containing protein, with translation MSVRTAFAATLKLLRAKRDLTQQALSQKVDQSHVSRIENEKTSPSLEAIIELADALEISPVALMAIVCGVQDDLSAGDILKNAERDLKSLKLLRVSIPVEIEQPVHPRITAAAQAREAVRVLKEQGLSRAEVAIKLGMAKTTVQRHWNRSD, from the coding sequence ATGTCTGTCCGCACCGCATTTGCCGCGACCCTGAAGCTCTTGCGAGCTAAACGTGATCTCACGCAGCAAGCGCTGAGCCAAAAGGTCGATCAATCGCATGTCAGCCGCATCGAGAATGAGAAGACCTCACCAAGCCTGGAGGCCATCATTGAGCTCGCCGACGCGCTGGAGATCAGTCCTGTTGCGCTAATGGCAATCGTATGTGGGGTGCAGGACGATTTGAGCGCCGGCGATATCCTGAAGAATGCTGAAAGGGATCTAAAATCGCTAAAGCTGTTGAGGGTTTCAATCCCAGTGGAAATTGAACAACCCGTTCACCCACGGATTACGGCAGCAGCCCAAGCACGAGAGGCCGTCCGGGTGCTCAAGGAGCAAGGTCTTTCGCGGGCTGAAGTAGCTATTAAGCTGGGGATGGCAAAAACCACCGTTCAGCGCCATTGGAATCGCTCGGACTGA
- a CDS encoding AAA family ATPase, with translation MSVLQEVLMWSKSLPAWQGDCVRRLLRQDSLTPQDFEDVLALLKAAHGITDPQGRIASPLNEDQIPAAIKPTTHIELLAVKNLVNVNAIAPEHSLAFAPQGLTVIYGGNGSGKSGYSRVLKRACRARDQSETIYPNANHPLPVDANARASFSISVNGVGIDVLWTDNQPAPPELSSLSIFDSRCANAYLVNEADYSYVPHGLDVFERLAVLQQQLKTAIEQEQKEYSVDLTAFSPMQGKTEVGRMIAALSAKTNPDTVQTLGTLSEDELTQHTTIGKSLQENNPKEKANQLRRLAQRISVVAGTALNKSPQVDQDVEQGLKQSVKDYLLAKSAAELAANKFKEQQNLLPGTGGDAWRELFDAARKFALESHPGQDFISLDPNSPCPLCQQTLNDGAARLARFEEFIQQEAEKTSRSRRKAMVEKYTPLTTLDVTIGLDEATHAEIHVLAPKIAADCREYERALGERRDQLVDAVKSNNWTGITPPPSNPSSGLQALVNQLNQQALNLEQASDEVARIQLQQTYAELEARVLLSKVKDAVINAISRMTHVALLAKCITSLRTNAISTKATQIGETVISTSLQDALNAEFKALGVGGLQVALHSRSGRGKMLHKLKLDLPQSRNPKDLLSEGEQRAIALASFLAEVGLDESTGGIILDDPVSSLDHRRRERVAARLVKEAARRQVVVFTHDIYFLCVLAEQADSTGVTAMTQSIAQSAEGYGVATPELPFEGKNTTGRIGSLMVRQQHITKLFRSGEEDEHRRQTVEAYFLLRMAWERAVEEVLLRCVVLRFRKGVETQRLSGVIVDDNDYLQVTAGMSKCSNYAHDKAMAGDIAVPDPDELLTDIQALEAWRLQIETRSTATSRARKSGTFSAPLPITAPSKGRN, from the coding sequence ATGTCAGTTCTGCAGGAAGTGTTGATGTGGTCGAAAAGTTTGCCCGCTTGGCAAGGGGACTGTGTGAGACGCTTGCTGAGGCAGGACTCTTTGACCCCACAGGACTTTGAGGATGTGCTCGCCCTGCTCAAGGCAGCTCATGGAATCACCGACCCGCAGGGACGTATCGCCTCCCCACTGAATGAGGATCAGATTCCCGCTGCAATAAAACCAACAACTCACATCGAACTGCTTGCAGTCAAAAATCTTGTGAACGTCAACGCGATTGCGCCAGAACACAGCCTGGCATTCGCGCCGCAGGGGCTGACTGTAATTTACGGAGGGAATGGCTCTGGCAAATCAGGGTACTCCCGAGTTTTGAAACGAGCATGTCGAGCGCGGGATCAGTCAGAAACAATCTACCCGAATGCCAATCATCCCCTACCAGTGGATGCCAATGCCCGGGCCAGCTTTAGCATTAGCGTGAATGGTGTCGGTATCGATGTGCTGTGGACGGATAACCAGCCTGCGCCGCCGGAACTCTCCAGCCTTTCAATTTTTGACTCCCGCTGTGCAAATGCATACCTGGTAAACGAAGCCGACTACTCTTATGTCCCTCACGGTCTGGATGTTTTTGAACGACTCGCCGTGCTCCAGCAACAGTTAAAAACGGCGATTGAGCAGGAGCAGAAAGAGTACTCCGTTGACCTCACTGCCTTCTCCCCGATGCAAGGCAAGACTGAAGTTGGAAGGATGATTGCCGCTCTCTCCGCCAAGACCAATCCAGATACTGTTCAAACGCTCGGCACCCTTTCAGAAGACGAGCTCACCCAGCACACGACCATTGGCAAGAGCCTCCAGGAAAATAATCCCAAAGAAAAGGCCAACCAGTTGAGGCGACTGGCACAACGTATATCTGTAGTTGCCGGCACCGCCTTGAACAAATCGCCACAGGTTGACCAGGACGTTGAACAAGGCCTCAAGCAATCGGTTAAGGACTATCTACTAGCAAAATCGGCGGCGGAACTCGCCGCGAATAAATTCAAAGAACAGCAAAACCTACTACCAGGCACTGGTGGTGATGCCTGGCGGGAGCTTTTCGACGCAGCCCGTAAATTCGCTCTCGAATCCCACCCAGGTCAGGACTTCATATCGCTCGACCCGAACAGCCCATGCCCACTCTGCCAGCAAACGCTCAATGATGGCGCCGCGCGACTGGCTCGCTTTGAGGAGTTCATCCAACAAGAGGCTGAAAAAACGTCGCGCTCCCGCCGTAAAGCGATGGTTGAGAAATACACACCGCTTACAACACTGGATGTGACGATTGGACTCGATGAGGCCACCCATGCGGAAATCCACGTACTGGCTCCAAAGATCGCGGCGGACTGTCGGGAGTATGAGCGTGCATTAGGGGAGCGTCGTGACCAATTGGTTGACGCTGTGAAGTCCAACAACTGGACAGGTATCACGCCTCCCCCGTCAAATCCCTCATCTGGATTACAGGCACTGGTAAACCAACTCAATCAACAAGCTCTCAACCTTGAGCAGGCGTCCGATGAGGTGGCAAGAATTCAACTTCAGCAGACGTATGCAGAACTGGAAGCACGCGTGCTGCTGAGCAAGGTAAAAGACGCAGTCATAAACGCCATTTCCCGAATGACCCACGTGGCCCTTTTGGCCAAATGCATCACCTCGCTTCGGACAAATGCCATCTCAACCAAAGCCACTCAGATTGGTGAGACCGTAATCTCCACGTCACTCCAGGACGCTCTTAATGCCGAGTTCAAAGCGCTAGGTGTGGGAGGTCTCCAGGTTGCCCTCCATAGTCGATCAGGGCGTGGAAAAATGCTGCACAAGCTCAAGTTGGATCTGCCGCAGAGTCGAAATCCGAAAGACCTTCTCAGTGAAGGTGAACAGCGAGCCATTGCATTAGCGTCGTTTTTGGCCGAGGTAGGGCTCGATGAAAGCACAGGAGGCATCATTTTGGATGACCCGGTTTCCTCCCTGGATCACCGGCGTCGCGAGCGTGTCGCGGCTAGGTTAGTCAAAGAAGCGGCGCGCAGACAGGTAGTCGTTTTCACCCACGACATCTACTTCCTTTGTGTTTTAGCGGAGCAAGCAGATTCGACTGGGGTCACCGCAATGACCCAAAGCATCGCACAAAGTGCTGAAGGTTATGGTGTCGCAACGCCGGAGCTGCCATTTGAAGGCAAAAATACGACTGGTCGCATCGGATCATTGATGGTGCGGCAACAGCACATAACAAAGCTTTTCAGATCGGGAGAAGAGGACGAGCACCGCAGACAAACCGTCGAGGCATACTTCCTACTTCGAATGGCATGGGAGCGTGCAGTCGAGGAGGTGCTTTTAAGGTGTGTCGTCTTACGATTCCGCAAGGGTGTAGAAACCCAGCGTTTATCTGGAGTCATCGTTGATGACAATGACTACCTGCAAGTAACTGCTGGCATGAGCAAGTGCTCCAATTATGCCCATGACAAGGCAATGGCAGGTGACATAGCGGTACCTGATCCGGACGAATTGCTCACGGATATCCAGGCTTTGGAAGCATGGCGTCTTCAAATCGAAACTCGCAGCACTGCGACGAGCCGCGCCAGGAAATCGGGTACCTTTTCTGCTCCGTTGCCTATTACGGCGCCCAGTAAAGGCAGAAATTAA
- the rnhA gene encoding ribonuclease HI, with product MSESVESVDTVELFTDGACKGNPGPGGWGALLVCKGVEKELWGGEANTTNNRMELLGAIRGLEALKRPCEVLLVTDSQYVMKGINEWMANWKKRGWKTAAKEPVKNADLWKELDEQVNRHKVTWKWVRGHIGHHGNERADQLANRGVDEVRGYKQS from the coding sequence ATGAGCGAAAGCGTTGAAAGCGTCGACACCGTAGAGCTGTTCACCGACGGCGCCTGCAAGGGCAACCCCGGCCCGGGCGGCTGGGGCGCCTTGCTGGTATGCAAGGGAGTCGAAAAGGAACTGTGGGGCGGCGAAGCCAATACCACCAATAACCGCATGGAACTGCTCGGCGCCATCCGTGGCCTCGAAGCCTTGAAGCGTCCGTGCGAAGTGCTGCTGGTGACCGACTCGCAATACGTGATGAAGGGCATCAACGAGTGGATGGCCAACTGGAAAAAACGCGGCTGGAAAACCGCAGCCAAGGAGCCAGTGAAAAACGCAGACCTGTGGAAAGAGCTGGACGAGCAGGTCAATCGGCACAAGGTCACCTGGAAGTGGGTGCGCGGGCACATCGGTCATCACGGCAACGAGCGGGCTGACCAGTTGGCTAACCGGGGTGTTGACGAAGTTCGCGGGTACAAGCAGAGCTGA
- a CDS encoding methyltransferase domain-containing protein → MTDKAFAQADPDWLALIGAAREWLAGPLGQFLLDEERRMLEDELGRFFGGYLVHYGPSAQTPPSAPQVQRNVRLGAPLPGVEIVCEEQAWPLSEHAADVVVLQHGLDFCLSPHGLLREAASSVRPGGHLLIIGINPWSTWGLRHVFAHDALRQARCISPSRVADWLNLLGFALEKRRFGCYRPPLASPKWQARLAGWERKAGDWQLSGGGFYLLVARKIVVGLRPVRQERREPMGKLIPLPMAKVNRRRIEP, encoded by the coding sequence ATGACCGATAAAGCGTTCGCTCAGGCCGATCCCGACTGGCTGGCGTTGATCGGCGCGGCCCGTGAATGGCTGGCCGGCCCGCTCGGGCAATTTCTGCTGGATGAAGAACGGCGCATGCTCGAAGACGAGTTGGGCCGCTTCTTCGGCGGCTATCTGGTGCATTACGGCCCGTCGGCCCAGACCCCGCCGTCGGCGCCGCAGGTGCAGCGCAACGTACGCCTCGGTGCGCCGTTGCCGGGGGTGGAGATCGTCTGCGAGGAACAGGCTTGGCCATTGAGCGAGCACGCCGCCGACGTGGTGGTGTTGCAGCATGGCCTGGATTTCTGCCTGTCGCCCCACGGTTTGCTGCGCGAAGCGGCAAGCAGCGTGCGCCCCGGCGGGCATTTGCTGATTATCGGCATCAACCCCTGGAGCACCTGGGGTTTGCGTCATGTATTCGCCCACGATGCCTTGCGCCAGGCGCGCTGCATCTCGCCGTCGCGAGTGGCTGACTGGCTCAACCTGCTGGGCTTTGCGCTGGAGAAACGCCGCTTCGGGTGCTATCGTCCGCCGCTCGCGTCGCCCAAGTGGCAGGCCCGACTGGCCGGCTGGGAACGCAAGGCCGGCGACTGGCAACTGTCGGGCGGTGGCTTCTATTTATTGGTCGCGCGCAAGATTGTGGTCGGCCTGCGTCCGGTGCGCCAGGAACGCCGCGAGCCGATGGGCAAGCTGATTCCGCTGCCGATGGCCAAGGTCAACCGCCGTCGTATCGAACCGTAA